A genomic region of Octopus sinensis linkage group LG2, ASM634580v1, whole genome shotgun sequence contains the following coding sequences:
- the LOC115223780 gene encoding NEDD4 family-interacting protein 1 — translation MERNIRYHTLQEDQEEEDGVRMTANASNTPVPMTSQSVPIPVVPSSTMPSVPPPAYKETEEEEDIATANSFHHYLQQQQQQQQQPLSNSHDQKTEQTTFDDACGAGLPPSYAVATDLPSYEEAERLKQEEELNGGRSCGINQSGHFPQFRSLTDEEHYLNGSDDATDQLNNADRLNTSGMIIGTDWIFFCTFVISFLFNWLGFLMSLCITNTVAGRCGALAGLGLSMVKWVAIVKHSGFAGDFAASESWFWWILMLCGFLLFVRGCMQYVNVKYEWKRITGRLHHITLY, via the coding sequence ATGGAACGAAATATTAGGTATCATACATTACAAGAAGACCAGGAAGAGGAAGATGGCGTGAGAATGACTGCAAACGCCAGtaacactcctgtgcctatgactTCCCAATCCGTACCAATCCCTGTTGTTCCAAGTTCAACAATGCCTTCAGTTCCACCACCCGCCTATAAagaaactgaagaagaagaagatattgcTACTGCCAACTcttttcatcattatcttcaacagcaacaacaacaacaacagcagccactCAGCAACAGTCATGATCAGAAAACTGAGCAAACGACCTTCGATGATGCGTGTGGAGCTGGCCTGCCACCATCCTATGCTGTTGCTACCGATCTACCGTCTTACGAAGAAGCAGAAAGActcaaacaagaagaagaacttAACGGGGGCAGGAGCTGTGGTATAAACCAATCTGGTCATTTTCCCCAGTTTCGATCTTTAACCGACGAGGAACATTATTTAAACGGTTCAGACGACGCCACTGACCAGTTAAACAATGCAGATCGACTTAACACCAGCGGAATGATCATTGGAACTGATTGGATCTTTTTCTGTACTTTCGTGATATCATTTTTGTTTAACTGGCTTGGCTTTTTAATGTCACTGTGCATCACTAATACAGTGGCCGGTCGATGTGGTGCTTTGGCTGGCCTTGGTCTTTCTATGGTTAAATGGGTCGCCATCGTCAAACACAGTGGCTTCGCTGGTGATTTCGCTGCCAGTGAATCTTGGTTCTGGTGGATCTTGATGCTATGCGGATTCCTGCTTTTTGTTCGTGGATGTATGCAATATGTCAATGTGAAATACGAATGGAAAAGGATTACAGGTCGTCTGCATCACATAACTCTCTATTGA